One stretch of Trichocoleus desertorum ATA4-8-CV12 DNA includes these proteins:
- a CDS encoding methyltransferase domain-containing protein: MTTNQWNADLYDRKHSFVAEYGAALLDLLDPHPGEHILDLGCGTGPLTQQIADRGADVLGIDSAASMVAQAQQNYPNLRFEVADATNLSFVEQFDAIFSNAVLHWVKPPEAAIASMWKALKPGGRLVVEFGGKENVQAIATTLEQSLREIGYPNPETLNPWYFPSISEYSTLLEQQGFEVQFAALFDRPTPLTDADGIQNWIKMFAQSFLQAVPVGQQDTLLIHIAERIRPQLYRDGAWFADYRRIRAIALKP, from the coding sequence ATGACAACAAACCAGTGGAACGCTGACCTCTACGATCGCAAGCATAGCTTTGTCGCTGAATATGGAGCAGCACTGCTGGATCTACTTGACCCTCACCCAGGCGAACACATCCTTGATTTAGGCTGTGGCACTGGACCACTCACACAGCAGATTGCCGATCGCGGAGCCGATGTTCTGGGTATTGATAGCGCTGCTAGCATGGTTGCCCAAGCGCAGCAAAATTATCCCAACTTACGCTTTGAAGTCGCTGATGCCACCAACCTATCGTTTGTAGAACAGTTTGATGCCATCTTCTCTAATGCCGTGTTGCACTGGGTTAAGCCACCGGAAGCTGCGATCGCGAGCATGTGGAAAGCCCTGAAACCAGGAGGTCGCTTGGTAGTCGAGTTTGGGGGGAAAGAAAATGTGCAGGCAATCGCGACAACATTAGAACAAAGCCTGAGAGAAATCGGCTATCCAAACCCTGAAACTCTCAATCCCTGGTACTTTCCCAGCATTAGCGAATATTCAACTCTACTCGAACAACAAGGCTTTGAAGTTCAGTTTGCGGCATTGTTCGATCGCCCTACACCCCTCACTGATGCAGATGGCATTCAAAACTGGATCAAGATGTTTGCTCAATCTTTTCTGCAAGCCGTCCCAGTAGGGCAACAAGACACCTTGCTCATCCACATAGCCGAACGCATTCGCCCCCAACTTTATCGAGATGGGGCTTGGTTTGCTGACTACCGTCGGATTCGCGCAATCGCCCTCAAGCCTTAA
- a CDS encoding DUF559 domain-containing protein, translating to MKKATLRIRGTTPEIELAAKKLRHNLTPAEQLLWQALKGKQLHGLKFRCQHPVGPFIADFLCAKHKLIIELDGAAHDQQTDYDNARTEQFKTYGYQVVRFRNQEVFANLDAVLERILEAVSALS from the coding sequence TTGAAGAAAGCAACACTCCGAATTCGTGGCACTACTCCCGAAATTGAACTCGCTGCCAAGAAGCTACGCCACAATCTCACTCCCGCTGAACAACTACTTTGGCAAGCCTTAAAAGGTAAGCAATTGCATGGCTTAAAGTTCCGTTGTCAGCACCCAGTTGGCCCCTTCATTGCAGACTTTCTTTGTGCGAAACATAAGCTGATTATTGAGTTGGATGGCGCAGCCCACGATCAGCAAACTGACTATGACAATGCAAGAACTGAGCAGTTCAAGACTTATGGGTATCAAGTTGTACGCTTTCGTAACCAAGAAGTCTTTGCTAACTTAGATGCAGTTTTAGAGCGTATTTTAGAAGCAGTTTCTGCACTTTCCTGA
- a CDS encoding methyltransferase: MLLSSRPLKDIFFCPEESNFYSNCIENLVLKHCVGSESIIEFGSGDGSPVIQALLRTEFEGTVHGFEINPLACNVAQEKISEQGLSDRYQVHSKSFFDSLKFQADYLISNPPYLPAVDNKLYQPLLHGGIDGITISKKLLSCNHKNVLVMAASYSDPQGLVDYAREKNYFVSDFIISPLSFGYYSSDPKVQSRIAELRRENRAFYSDNLYLLAGVLFTKQETADTEDVSPELMQLMTAL; the protein is encoded by the coding sequence ATGCTTCTCTCATCTAGACCGCTAAAAGATATATTCTTCTGTCCTGAAGAGTCAAACTTTTATTCAAACTGTATAGAAAATCTAGTTCTCAAGCATTGCGTCGGTTCAGAATCTATTATTGAATTTGGCTCAGGTGACGGTAGCCCCGTGATCCAGGCTTTACTCAGAACTGAATTTGAAGGCACCGTTCACGGCTTTGAAATCAATCCTCTAGCGTGTAATGTCGCCCAAGAGAAAATCAGCGAACAAGGCTTAAGCGATCGCTACCAAGTCCACTCCAAGTCCTTCTTTGATTCACTCAAGTTTCAGGCAGATTACTTAATCTCCAATCCTCCTTACTTACCTGCCGTAGACAACAAGCTTTATCAGCCTTTACTACATGGTGGTATAGACGGAATTACTATCAGCAAGAAGCTACTCTCTTGCAATCACAAAAATGTCTTAGTCATGGCTGCCAGCTATTCCGACCCGCAAGGACTGGTAGACTACGCCAGAGAGAAAAACTACTTTGTTTCCGACTTCATCATTTCACCATTATCCTTCGGCTACTATAGCTCTGACCCTAAAGTACAAAGTAGAATTGCCGAATTACGTCGAGAGAATCGAGCCTTCTACTCCGATAACCTATATCTCCTAGCAGGGGTGCTATTCACTAAACAAGAAACCGCAGATACCGAGGATGTCTCCCCGGAGCTTATGCAGTTAATGACAGCGCTGTAA
- the nrtS gene encoding nitrate/nitrite transporter NrtS, translating to MKGIKGYLAILFDKEFIPTGLKTALFVGSLLFAINHGSATLRGNMTRDRWISGALTYLMPYLVNVYGQHASRSRTQPQPLVREAQEV from the coding sequence ATGAAGGGAATCAAAGGCTATCTGGCTATCTTGTTCGACAAAGAGTTTATTCCCACTGGCCTGAAAACAGCTTTGTTTGTTGGCTCTCTCTTGTTTGCGATCAATCACGGTTCTGCGACGCTCCGAGGCAACATGACCCGCGATCGCTGGATCTCCGGAGCCTTGACTTATCTCATGCCCTATCTAGTCAATGTCTACGGGCAGCACGCCAGTCGCTCTAGAACCCAACCGCAACCACTAGTCAGAGAAGCCCAAGAAGTCTAG
- a CDS encoding iron-containing redox enzyme family protein: MQSSTMMLQNPNAGASAVSEAQASPNYLEAEQQFVRLLELEDLDQRVQSEPGLVQDFERVLAIALDAAYVSAESGGEPGNESGTEAAHRFVQRVLYRINRLKFFWYDDLRHYINERSFYLQQIRNRIESVWQVWESQQLDVAALQQLDLAAVKQALIERSDADLDPPLNANSRYLREEATLAGYRRLLAIASFDGLVEASRLVRILGGASNEVHCTLVRVLLEEYGNGRLNRKHSTFFANMMAELGLSTEPEAYFDLVPWEVLASINHNFLLTECKQHYLRYNGGLAYFEIAGPWIYRNYLTAAQRLNLSDTASGYWELHIREDERHGRWMIDDVALPLTERYPNEAWQIVLGYDQEKLIGDRAGDAMARSVREADTAATLD; encoded by the coding sequence ATGCAGAGCAGTACGATGATGCTCCAGAACCCGAACGCTGGAGCCAGCGCTGTATCCGAAGCTCAAGCAAGCCCCAACTACTTGGAGGCAGAGCAACAGTTTGTTCGGTTACTTGAGCTAGAAGATCTGGATCAAAGGGTTCAATCCGAACCAGGATTGGTTCAGGATTTTGAGCGAGTGTTAGCGATCGCTTTAGATGCGGCGTATGTGAGCGCTGAATCTGGTGGTGAACCTGGGAATGAATCTGGGACAGAAGCGGCTCATCGCTTTGTGCAGCGGGTGCTGTATCGGATTAATCGCCTCAAGTTTTTCTGGTATGACGATCTACGCCACTATATCAATGAGCGATCGTTTTATCTACAACAAATTCGCAACCGTATTGAGTCAGTTTGGCAAGTTTGGGAAAGCCAGCAGTTAGATGTAGCGGCGTTGCAGCAGTTGGATCTGGCGGCGGTGAAGCAGGCGCTGATTGAGCGCTCTGATGCTGACCTTGATCCACCTCTGAATGCCAATAGCCGTTATCTCCGGGAAGAGGCGACTTTGGCGGGGTATCGGCGTTTGCTGGCGATCGCGTCTTTTGATGGCTTGGTGGAAGCGAGTCGTTTGGTGCGGATTTTAGGCGGTGCTAGCAATGAGGTGCACTGTACATTGGTGCGGGTGCTGCTAGAGGAATATGGCAATGGACGGCTTAATCGCAAGCACTCGACTTTCTTCGCCAATATGATGGCAGAGTTGGGCTTGAGCACAGAGCCAGAAGCGTATTTTGATTTAGTGCCTTGGGAAGTGTTGGCGAGCATCAACCACAACTTCTTGTTGACGGAGTGCAAACAGCACTATCTGCGCTACAACGGCGGCTTAGCGTATTTTGAAATTGCTGGCCCTTGGATTTACCGTAACTACTTAACAGCGGCACAACGATTGAACCTATCGGATACCGCCTCTGGGTATTGGGAACTGCATATCCGCGAGGATGAGCGCCACGGTCGCTGGATGATTGATGATGTGGCATTGCCTTTGACGGAGCGGTATCCCAACGAGGCTTGGCAGATTGTATTGGGATATGACCAAGAGAAGTTAATTGGCGATCGCGCGGGAGATGCAATGGCGCGATCGGTGCGAGAAGCAGATACAGCCGCTACTTTAGATTGA
- a CDS encoding ABC transporter ATP-binding protein gives MPSDALFSVENLRVAYPASSRGRTADGGIYWAVDDVSFTLQPGDRLGLVGESGCGKSTLGRAAMRLLPPASQVEGRVTFRGQSVFDLSPGELRRFRGEAVALIFQDPMTRLDPLMTIGEHCLETLQAHQPQLSRREAKERAIATLEAVKIPASRWAQYPHEFSGGMRQRVAIALALLLDPKLIVADEPTTSLDVTVSAQILQELVRLCQEREMALLLISHDLAMVGEYCDRIAVMYDGKMVETGPTAAVLEKPQHPYTKALLESALHIQAVPADAPIPLPDLSVTESTSDETFDSGAIPDPWASPEALLRVEDLKQYYTLEQNFIARLFTKADQTIKAVDGINLELYAGETLGLVGESGCGKSTLSRTILQLIRPTGGKVEFLGQDLTRLSKEAMRQQRRQMQMVFQDPRACLNPLMTVGQSIGDPLVIHQLANAAEVKQQVFYMLKRVGLTPAEEFYQRYPADLSGGQQQRVAIARALITRPKLLICDEPVSMLDATVQTQVLELMRELKQEFELTYLFITHDLWVARFFCDRIAVMNGGKIVEIGSTKEIFTKPKHPYTQTLLGAAPLLARH, from the coding sequence ATGCCTTCTGACGCTCTGTTCTCTGTGGAAAATCTCCGAGTTGCCTATCCTGCTTCAAGTCGGGGTCGGACGGCTGATGGGGGAATCTATTGGGCGGTGGATGATGTGTCATTTACGCTGCAACCGGGCGATCGCTTGGGATTAGTGGGGGAGTCGGGTTGTGGTAAGTCTACGTTGGGGCGGGCGGCGATGCGGTTGCTACCTCCTGCGAGTCAGGTTGAGGGGCGGGTGACGTTTCGGGGGCAGTCGGTGTTTGATTTGTCGCCGGGGGAGTTGCGGCGGTTTCGGGGTGAGGCGGTGGCGCTGATCTTCCAAGATCCGATGACTCGGCTTGATCCGTTGATGACAATTGGGGAGCACTGCTTAGAGACACTGCAAGCTCATCAACCGCAACTGTCGCGGCGGGAAGCAAAGGAACGGGCGATCGCGACGTTGGAGGCGGTGAAGATTCCAGCAAGTCGGTGGGCACAGTACCCGCATGAGTTTAGTGGGGGGATGCGGCAACGGGTGGCGATCGCGTTGGCGTTGTTGCTGGACCCGAAGCTGATTGTGGCGGATGAGCCGACGACGAGTTTGGATGTGACGGTTTCGGCGCAGATTTTGCAGGAGCTAGTGCGGTTGTGCCAGGAGCGGGAGATGGCGCTGCTGCTAATTTCGCACGATTTGGCGATGGTGGGGGAGTACTGCGATCGCATTGCAGTAATGTATGACGGCAAGATGGTGGAAACGGGGCCGACTGCTGCGGTGCTGGAGAAACCTCAGCATCCTTATACCAAGGCTTTATTGGAGTCAGCGCTGCATATCCAAGCGGTTCCGGCGGATGCCCCGATTCCGTTGCCAGATTTGTCTGTAACCGAGTCTACTAGCGACGAAACCTTTGACTCAGGAGCGATCCCCGATCCTTGGGCCTCACCAGAAGCGCTGCTGCGGGTGGAAGATTTGAAGCAGTACTACACGCTGGAGCAAAATTTCATTGCGCGTCTGTTTACCAAAGCAGACCAGACCATCAAGGCGGTGGATGGGATCAATCTGGAGCTGTATGCGGGTGAGACGCTAGGCTTGGTGGGGGAGTCGGGCTGTGGCAAGAGTACGTTGTCGCGCACGATTTTGCAGTTGATTCGGCCCACGGGGGGCAAGGTGGAGTTTCTCGGTCAAGACTTGACTCGCCTCTCTAAAGAAGCGATGCGGCAACAACGGCGACAAATGCAAATGGTGTTCCAAGACCCACGCGCTTGCCTAAACCCGCTGATGACGGTGGGCCAGAGCATTGGTGACCCGTTGGTGATTCATCAGTTGGCCAACGCGGCTGAGGTGAAGCAACAGGTATTCTACATGCTGAAGCGGGTAGGACTCACGCCTGCCGAAGAATTTTACCAGCGCTACCCAGCAGATCTTTCTGGAGGCCAACAACAACGGGTAGCGATTGCCCGTGCCCTGATTACTCGCCCCAAGCTGCTGATCTGCGATGAACCTGTGAGCATGCTGGATGCAACGGTGCAGACGCAAGTATTGGAGCTGATGCGGGAGCTAAAACAGGAGTTTGAACTCACCTATTTATTCATCACTCATGATCTCTGGGTGGCGCGTTTCTTCTGCGATCGCATTGCGGTAATGAATGGTGGCAAGATTGTAGAGATCGGCTCGACTAAGGAAATTTTTACTAAGCCGAAGCATCCTTATACACAAACTTTGTTGGGTGCTGCTCCGCTGCTGGCACGGCACTAA